The Culex pipiens pallens isolate TS chromosome 2, TS_CPP_V2, whole genome shotgun sequence DNA window aaaaaaaacgagttacTGTATTTTTGATTTCCGTAAACCCTTTTCAATAATGCACAATCTTGCTGGTTTTTGCCCAAGGTTACGCTCTATCGAAAAGTTATTGCggatttgtttttcaataactttCATGTAAACACTGGTGCAAAAACACTCCTTCCTTTTAAACGTTCGCCACAACAACAGTGCAAGCCCTCGCGCAAATGCCAGGAATATAGTTTCATCCCGGAGTTGACCAAGGCCAGCAGGCCAGAACAGACCCCCGTCAGTCTGGTGAAGGTTGAATCATGAATGACAGCCCGCCAGACATTGCCGAGCGCGCAATATCGCgatgaaaaatgtaaaacagaTGATTCAATTATGTTCGCAGGCGGGGTGCGAACAAAAAATGGCAAGTCTGCGATGCGTTTTTCGCGTCTGGAGTGATGAAAGTCACCCCCAGAAAGTTAATTGGGTGCCAGGGAACCGGTGGTGGTATAAAACCCTGACCAAATCAGAAAATGGCGCCCAATTTGTGGAAGAAACCGCAACCGTCATAAAGTACGGACTCGTTCGTTTTACAGCATGAATTCGAATCGTTGCCATCACACATTCCGGGTGCAATAAACGGCGACCTCTTCCACACGTTTATTCTGTTCTTTGGTAAAACCACAAGAATCGTCACGAGAAATACAGGAAATTCTTCACACGCGCCGCCCGAATACGAACAAACGGACGTAAAACCTGTTCCTCTAGCGATGCACGAGCTCAATTGACAGCTTGCCAGTGTGGCCAGATTTGGAGCTTGGAGCGTTCATTCTTCCCAATTGATTggatttgtgagttttttttcgggtCCACCAATCTTCCCCCAAATAATGGTTTAAGGTTGAGGTGGTCCATTGTTTCGTTTGACTTTCCCGAATAACTTTTGTTCTTGTTTATGACACTTGCTTTTGCACCTCCATAAATGTAGCCCACAAATTGCGGGGAATCAACCAGGACAGGACGCCGACGATTGAGCTGGGGAGGAAAAAAGTTATGCCGCAACAACACAAAAGGCTTTTGTTTCTTGTCGCCGGGTTGGTCTGGCTGCGACAGGTCTTTGGTGGCGGTCTTTCTTTTAAGGTCGACCTCAAAATTCGTTTGCATGCGCGCCGTAATAAAAGGAGTTGGATTAGAGAAGTCTTCTGCGGTTTCCAATTTGCATGGCGTTTGCGGGTTTCTAGGTTAATCTGTGTTTAGGTCATTGCTTGCGGTGGGATTGATAGAAAATTAGAatcttttgtcaattttaatgatatttaTAGTACAACAGACCCCGATTATACGCGCGTTACACTTGGTTTAAtagcaaatttacatcaattgcaacaaattttaacgtaaaaacttgatttttgtcAACTGAGTGTTTGTTTTTCCGTGTCgtgtaaattcacattttttttctgtgtacagcgAACTCCTAACATTAACTGATTTGGCTAATAAAGAGAaacgcgatgcgttacgtttttctaatttgccggtttctctggaacgacgcaacatttttgaagtcttttttaagcattttttatgttttgttcagatctacaaaacgcattTTGAAGCTTGCGAAAATATTGTATGATGTTAGAAAAATCTATGATATAAAAAGCGTAACGTctccgcgtaaaaagagttACACTGTACTTTCATAGGTACAGAAAACCCGTTTTTACGCaaaggcgttacgctttgtattttgtCGATTTCTTTGATACCAATTTTTTATTGGGGGCTTGTAGATCtgcacaaaacgaaaaaaatgctttcaaatattttggtcaaaattAAGGTAACCCTCCACGgcccaaattttgttttcaaaaattgttatttttcccgtgttcaggaggtcatgagcaacttttgttctatgaaaaactttatttctcttgttttatatttttcttgtttcttttttagtattttaatttgcatttatcttgtttagtttatgtttgttttttggtagtatttggcctattctaccacctcctatcattacattttgcctatctaattttttcatgtttttaacagtcactttttaaattatttgcttgttttcacattgttcggtataaaatggcaccattatcatttaaattataaaaaatgcgtagagacatagtctgggacactataAAAATTAgtaattactgcatacttctttttttttaaatataggaaatgttagtaaaaaacacagcctaagttgacccctaaaaaatacattttttttaacattggcaaagtctcataaaacaagtaaaacttccaacccttaaattttctaacattctaagagttcttcttttaaagatcttttttttttaaatcgaagcccgtctaaagacgGGGTTGGGTTATAGAGGGTTAAGGACGCCATTTTTTACAGATATCAATGGTtcgccttttgaccttcacagatccccaacattcgatttcaatcctgagatactcaacaaaaaccggaaaaactCCGTGCAATCCTGCTATCTTGACATATCCAGAAACTTGCGGCAAGTGCGACAGCTGGCCAAAGAGAATAAAAGCAGAGCATGTTTTGTCACACGTACATCCCCGACCAtcgttagaattttaaattataactcgggactttgACAACCaaacaaattgtgtttgtttttgtttaacatTACGagctcttgtttttttttttgttttttttttattgtcgaacATTAAAACACGTTATTCTCGGAATGATAGAAAgtcacgtgcgacaagatagcacgatcacgtcGAATTATGAGTTTAAAAACATAACCTCAATAATAAAATAGTTCAAGAACGTTTTTAAATTTAGCCAATATTGCAACACCCTAATaaggaaaaatcgaaaacatcTCCTCAGGCTTTCGTTAAAACGACCTTCCCCCTGCATGATCTTGTTGTTTACAGTAACTTCGGTCCCTCATAAAAACACACACTTGTTTTTCCTTCTTTCGCACGTTAGTCGTCGTTGTGATCTTTGCCTTTTAATATTTACAGAACACACCAACGCGCCTCAACGCTCTTTTCTGCTTCTGCTTCCTTTTCATACTTATTTTGCACCACTCTCGCAAGTACCCACTAAACTAAACAGAAACAcaagaaaacacacacacacttactaGTAGGGAAAGATATTTTTAGCCGCGCGAGAAAATCCCGCCTGCAAAAAACGGCACGATAATAAATTACTATTTAGCATATTTAGACGGTTATTAGACGCGTTTGTACTGCCGCCAAACTAACACGAACTCAAACCAATACTAGAATAGCTAAAATTCCCAACTCGCAATTACAAACTGAGCGCGGTTTTGTCCATATTTGAAAAGtggtgaaagaaaaaaaaatcataattatcaGGCACAGAAATTCACACGCTGACCACTTACGCAAATCACACACAATGGACGCATCAATTAAACAAACGGACACTCAGACGAAAAGGTAACGGGCGTCGGCACGacgacacgcacacacattgCAAGACCACGACGCGACGACGGGGCACGATCACGCACGACCGATCACCGAAAAGCAACTAACCTGAGTCTGAGCGGTGAGAGAGCAACCGACCGTTGGCCGCAGGAAGTTCACGCGGAAAAAGGTGTTCTAGGGTTCGTGAATTGCaattcatgaattcgtgaatttctggttcacaatttttaataaaatcataacaaaaaCCATTGTTTTCATAAATTCGGAACTGTTCATGaattttatcaatgtttttcaaggattcataagcaaaatttgTGACGTGTTCATGGTAAGATGTTCGCGATTTCcagataatttttttgttgGCAAACAAAACATGAAGAGAGGCCGAAAACATCTCAAAAACACACGACAAGAAAAGGTGCAATGGGTGCAATGCATTTGTGGTTAAGGCGCGATGAGGTATGTTGAGAACTCGGTTGATAATGATAAATCTTCTCAGTaagcacggacgaacggacacgggatttcaaaaagtgaagcaggttttcttttacttcttcgaaaacctgcgcaagcgagatcgcttatgtcaaaatcttcgagccacgtggtttaaaacgtaaacaaagccagCTGATGATGCAAATTCATGGGCAATTTCCGAAATGGTCGTatgaaattatattaaaaattcaatttttcggcAATTTTAGTATCCATGATAAATTACATAGAATAATAAAGACAAATTTAATGCCAAAAAACTGTTTATAACACCATACTAATGCTAAATGTTTTAATGAATTATTGCACATTTTTAGAAATCATGCAAAATCGCGCGATGCTACTTCGGCAACTTGAATGTAGATGGCGCAAGTGAtagtttgcttcagaaatttgtTTCCTGATGCTTGTCCTGGTGTCATGTTCGTTCCTCAGTGCAGTAAGTCCGTTTACTCACGAAAATGTCTGTcctgaaaataatttgttttgaagattATTCTCAAAATTTACTAGTTGctataaacaaatatatttgctgggttaaaaatttgttaaaattcactcaaattgcTCGAATCAAGCCATTCTCCTCTATAGAAATGTTAATCCGCTCGATGTTTCGCATTTGAGTATAAATGAATGAAAGAAACCAAGAGGCAAAGGAAGTCAGAAAAACATAGTGCAACATGCAACATGATCCACACCCGAGAGGACCATCTGCCTCTTTTGCATTTCAAATGCGGCTTAATTTTGACCTCACAAAAGGTATCAACTGAGGTCGACTTAAATATGTTGTGTTTATTTTGCGATCCAGTTTTTCCCGAAaacattttctattattttacaGCCATTTTGCATTTGAGTGATTCTGTATATTTTCGTATTCTTCTTGACAAAAAATCCTGGCAACAAATCAGCCGGCaagttatgagtttttttttgcattagtcATATacggacattaaaaaaaatattccgacgTAATTGTCagtgtaaaataaaataaaataaaaataaaaagaaatctttattttatattttttgtaaatagcaCCTTTAACTATATTTAATAAggctgaaaaaatatataaattagtCTAAGAAACATTCAGGATTGGTCTTTTCGTTCCTAGGGTACAGCCAcctaaaaaaacagatttaattgataaaatcaaaatcttcaattcaaagaaatattttaaaaaaaataaaactatttgcaTTGAAAAAGGGCAATTCATGATAACACCGCAGTGAACttcatttgtttttgtattttgattctactgaaactgaaaaaagttatttgtaATGTTGgcaccactgcgtgattttgacatttcaggtgtgcaccattcgtaacgccatcttcgcttaaaaatcttgaTAAAGTCTCCatgaattttggcagctgtccatacatacagtccagactcgattgtccgaaggcCTGATTTGCTTATTTGAAGTTCCATATAAGCCTTCGGATactcgaacttcggataatcgaaacatcggataatcgaggctggacTATACATGGACATCGtttataagaatttaaaatgaatttatgtttatgtttacgcATTCGTTTCCTGAAATTAACCCTCAAATGGCTCTAACTCGAAAACAgagcatttaataaaaaaaaataagttgcctCTCGACTGAATTTGTATGTcacatttaaaaatgattatgccgggaccgtggtgtaggggtaagcgtgattgcctctcacccagtcggcctgggttcgatcccagacggttccggtggcatttttcgagacgagatttgtctgatcacgccttccgtcggacgggaagtaaatgttggcctcggactaacctaaaaaggttaggtcgttagctcactccaggtgtaggagtcgtctccctgggtcctgcctcggtggagtcactggtaggcagttggactaataatccaaaggtcgtcagttcgaatcccggggtggatggaagctaaggtgtaaaaagaggtttacaattgcctcaacaatcaagccttcggacacttagtttcgagtaggaatctcgtaatcgagaacgccaaggcaatgctgtagagcgaataatttgatttttaaaaatgattattaaaaaagggggctttaacaatatttttgaaaaatctcgcatttttaaacatataaatccGTAATAAAAACCATTGACAGTACTCGGTAAAGTCCGtcagatattcaaaaaaatacccactttttaaattttaacttaaaattgcaGTAACGTAATCACATTTGTACGAACACCAAAacatgtttgtttattttttttatgtttctatttaaaaaagcaTCACTCCCCCTGACAACAGTTTGTTtacagaataaaaataaaacagacaATAAAGGCAGACATCAAAGCATGACACTTTCATTGCCACCAAAGCTCAGGAAAGCGAAATGCATCCCCAAAAAAAGGGAACATGTGTTGCGCGCGCACTctatttttatatgatttttggCATTTGAACACAAAATGATGTCTGGCGGAAAGAAAGCCagacaaataaaaatgtattgagCCCCcttcgcaaattttaaaatcaaatgatttaaacagatatttaaaatcaagacggATAAAACCTTACATATCTCATTTTCTTAAACATACCTAAATATTGCCGATTcctaatgatgaattttcactcAAATATCACCAGCCTAAATATTCACGTCTGTTCTCATGTTCAACCACTACAGAACTGCCGGTCGACGATGAACACAGAAAGGCAACAGAACGTTTCTTCGTTAGTTTCACTAACACTACTGCATGCCGTTGACTTGTGCGAATTTAgtaaagaaaaatgtttttttttttgttttatttaggtTTTTGCTAATGTGTCATCCcccttgaatatttttttcccaggggaattttttgaatattttaaaacttattttatcATTTGAATTGCTTGTCAGTTTCATAATATTTATCATTAAATgcgatatttttaaactaattttctattgtcaataattttgataatccAAACATAGGGGTATGTCACTTTACTTCTTATGTTTACAATTTATTACAGTATCACGTGTCAAATACGTTTGAAAACTGATTTCTGTGCTGACATTTTTCCTGTTTGTTTACGTACCGGCATTCACCAACACAAACATAACCGCAAATGTTctatcaaaacaaaacagaacCGGTGAAAAAGCTTGCAGCACTGTTTACAAATGGCTCCGTTACCATGCAAACGAAACGAACCAAAACTAAACACTTTTCGTCGAGTTTTTCACTGGAACAGGCGTTCTTTAGATTGCAAATCCGTAATTTCTTAAAAAGCAATTAAACAATGGAAGATTACAACAATAACTCTTCGTCCCGGTCGTCCTCAGAACGACCAACGTCTCGTCGCGGCGGAGGAATGAGAGAAACTGGCATGTTCAACGCGTACAACGACTCTTCCTCGCCGAGTCCAATTGGAATTCTGAGACCGGGAACGGCCATGAAGTGAGGGGAAAAAgtaattataataaaatatattttaaaaaatgaaataattacAGAGCTCCATCGGTTGTCCGCGGGGGAACCGCAAGCCGGCTGGTGGCCAACAGTGTCCATTCGACAAACTCTTCGGCTTCGGCTCAGAGAATCGGAACGGCACTGGGAAATGCTGGAAACGTGAGTAATTTGACATTATCTTACCTTTGGTTTTCAACACATTGATCTTTTTAACACAATGCTAAAGTATAAGCTCGATTTAGTTAGTTTAGATTTCGTTTTGATTGTTAtctgtacactcaacccccggtggttggtcactttttcgtttgacacttttttagtttgtaccccgttggttggtcaaagtcaaactaaaaagtgacgaactgtcactttttacacgacgctcacgcacactatcaaaacaaacgtttggtagtgtgtgtgaactccgtgtaaaaggggtgtcaaactaaaaagtgaccccgttcgtttgacaacagttggtgtcaaaccatcggggtttgagtgtaatatttataatcttttttttatttttaaaatttaagcgaaTGACCGATCGGCCCATAACCCAACATGGTATCAGCGGGTTATCGACCTCCTACGGTCGAATTGGTACCGCCAGCGGAAACCGTCAAATCAAAGACAAACGCTACTGGCAAGCTGTTCTGCAAagtaaaattcaagaaattaccCAAGAAACTGACAAACTTCTTAAAGAAAAGAAATTTCTGGATCGAGAAAAATCCGCCCGCAAACTATACGAAAAGAAGGTCAAGGACGCTGCCAAGGAGTTAACCCAGCTGCAGTCAACCCTAACCTCAATGAACATCGCACTTGACAACTGCAGCTCAGGAATGAGCCGCCAACAGCTTCAGAACGAAACGGTTGCCCTACGTGAGCGGAACGAACGCATCCAGGAACAGCTGGAGATTGTGTTCAAGCAACGCCAGATCAAGGACACTGAAAACCGTGAACTCGAGGTCGAAACGGAAAGAGAGAAGAACAAGATCAACGAAATGATCTACTCGCTTTCCGAGAGCGACCAGAAGAAGTACCGAGAGTTCCAGACGTTGTCGGAAAGCTTGAAGCAGCAGAACACGATCTTTCACAACCAAATCAGCGAGCTGGAGAAGCAAAAGGAGCGTCTGAACACGATCATTATGAACTCGCAGACGCGCACGGAAGCGCATCGGTTGAAGACAAAGCTGAAGGAACTGATTGCCAAGCGCAACCAGATGCGTGACGAAGAGAACAATCGACTGTCGCCAGCACAGGAGCGTGAGAAGCTGATCAACGAAGTTCGTTCGAACAACCAAGCGCTGGCAAGCATTGGCAAGCAACTCAAGATTATCGAGGATCAATTGAATGAAAAGAAAGAAATGTTGCAGCAGATCGACCAAGACCTTGAGGAAGGCAACTCTGAACGCCACATCAAGTACAAGGAGCTCAAGAAGCGTGACGAAGTGATGTCCGCTTTTATGGACACATTTCAGCAGAGCATGGCCACTGAGAAGCAGAGTAATCAACCGTTGTTAGcattcaacaaaaaacaaaatttaattctaAGTTAACTTTTCAGACGTTGAATCactgaaaaatcaaataacaTTCGCCATCGAGCAGATAACTCTTCAAGGAATCAACATGAAAACACTCGGTTCCGATAGACTAGAAAGTGCCGGTTTCACCGCCAAGAACGATCTCAATTCGCACTCCGGTCTCATCAAGGAGTACAAAAAGCTGGGCATCCAGCTCAAACAGCTGCAGATACTGGAGAAACGAACCATCGGTCAGCTGTCGGAGTTGCGTCAAGAGGAAACGGAAGCCCTCGGAAACATCCAGAAGTTCAGCAACTTGGAAGCACCCAGGTCGGAGGCGATCGTCAAGATGAGTGAACTAACGGGAACGCTGCAGGAGCTGGAGGACAAGAAGCGGGTCACGGAAAACGTGGTCGACGAGGCGAAGAAGCGCAACCAGGAGATCAAGATCAACTTGAAGAGCAATGAGACGTATCGGCAGATTTCGCACCTGGAGGATAAGCTGGTCGATTTGATCaaggaaaataaatcaatgcaGGATGTTGTGGAGCAACTTCAGAAGGTGTGTAAATTATTAGTTTGGGGTATTTAAAGTTAACCTTTATGAATTCTAGGAGTGCGATTATTCAGTTCTACAACACGATGTGGAGCAATTGCTAGACGAACATAACAATTTGTTGTGTTCCGAAATGAACAACAATGCTGCAAGTCG harbors:
- the LOC120418143 gene encoding intraflagellar transport protein 74 homolog, producing the protein MEDYNNNSSSRSSSERPTSRRGGGMRETGMFNAYNDSSSPSPIGILRPGTAMKAPSVVRGGTASRLVANSVHSTNSSASAQRIGTALGNAGNRMTDRPITQHGISGLSTSYGRIGTASGNRQIKDKRYWQAVLQSKIQEITQETDKLLKEKKFLDREKSARKLYEKKVKDAAKELTQLQSTLTSMNIALDNCSSGMSRQQLQNETVALRERNERIQEQLEIVFKQRQIKDTENRELEVETEREKNKINEMIYSLSESDQKKYREFQTLSESLKQQNTIFHNQISELEKQKERLNTIIMNSQTRTEAHRLKTKLKELIAKRNQMRDEENNRLSPAQEREKLINEVRSNNQALASIGKQLKIIEDQLNEKKEMLQQIDQDLEEGNSERHIKYKELKKRDEVMSAFMDTFQQSMATEKQNVESLKNQITFAIEQITLQGINMKTLGSDRLESAGFTAKNDLNSHSGLIKEYKKLGIQLKQLQILEKRTIGQLSELRQEETEALGNIQKFSNLEAPRSEAIVKMSELTGTLQELEDKKRVTENVVDEAKKRNQEIKINLKSNETYRQISHLEDKLVDLIKENKSMQDVVEQLQKECDYSVLQHDVEQLLDEHNNLLCSEMNNNAASRI